The following coding sequences are from one Nicotiana tomentosiformis chromosome 3, ASM39032v3, whole genome shotgun sequence window:
- the LOC138907973 gene encoding uncharacterized protein, with the protein MASYEALYGKWCRSLVGWFEPGEARLLGTHLVHDGLEKVKLIQDRLCMSQSRRKSYADRKIRDVAYMVGEKVLLRFLPMKGVMRFGKKVKASPRYIGPFEKYFGDPSHGLDFSKVQLDGDLTYDVEPVAILNRQVLKLRSKNIASVKVQWRGQPVEEATWETERDMRSRYTHLFETLGKILDPFVDEHLYKRFRM; encoded by the exons atggcttcgtatgaggccttgtatgggaagTGGTGTCGatctctggttggttggtttgagccgggtgaggctaggctattgggtactcaCTTAGTTCATGATggtttggaaaaggttaagttgattcaggatcggctttgcATGTCGCAGTCTAGACGgaagagttacgccgatcgaAAGATTCGTGATGTTGCCTACATGGTAggggagaaggtattgctcagatttttgcccatgaagggtgttatgaggttcgggaagaaggtcaaggcgagccctcgatatattggaccttttgag AAGTAtttcggcgatccgtctcatggtTTGGACTTCAGCAaggttcagttagatggggatttgacttatgatgtggagccggtggccattttgaatCGGCAGGTTttaaagttgaggtcaaagaatatagcttcagtgaaggtgcagtggaggggtcagccagtcgaggaggctacttgggagacagagcgggatatgcggagcagatatacACACCTATTTGAGACCTTGGGTaagattctagacccgttcgtgGACGAACATTTGTATAAGAGGTTtagaatgtaa